From one Candidatus Woesearchaeota archaeon genomic stretch:
- a CDS encoding AbrB/MazE/SpoVT family DNA-binding domain-containing protein, whose translation MDIAITRMSSKGQIVIPAEMREGINEGEKLVIIKNKHQFILEKASDLDKNLEEDLEFARRTEEAWKRYEKGEFIEMDFDDFLKEVEKW comes from the coding sequence ATGGACATTGCTATAACAAGAATGAGCTCAAAAGGGCAGATCGTAATACCTGCTGAAATGAGGGAAGGCATTAATGAAGGCGAAAAATTAGTCATTATAAAAAACAAACACCAGTTTATTCTGGAAAAGGCAAGCGATCTGGATAAAAACCTTGAAGAGGATCTGGAATTTGCCAGACGAACTGAGGAAGCTTGGAAGAGATATGAGAAAGGCGAATTTATAGAGATGGATTTTGATGATTTCTTAAAAGAAGTAGAAAAATGGTAA
- a CDS encoding Lrp/AsnC family transcriptional regulator, producing MVEIKLDLKDKKIIAELSLNARENISDVAKKVGLSKQVVKYRLENLEKRGIIEGYYAILNINKLGYLYYRFFVKFQNVNPEKENEIIEFCRKHKKIGRVFQLDGDWDFAVAVWAKDIIEFEEVIDEILDKFGKYFEEKLISVATRIHHLKYKFLLNKEDSTEFVLGGKVEETKLDEIDYNIIGILTKDARKSLLEIGEELKLHPKVVKYRINALLKKKIILGFNVKLNHRLLGYDHHKVFLNLTNISKESILKLITYLKSLTNSIYITKAVGIAELEFEVMVRSNEEFHDIMRELRYKFSDLIKNYSSFIIYYEPYINYLPLKK from the coding sequence ATGGTGGAAATAAAGTTGGATCTGAAAGATAAGAAGATCATTGCTGAGTTAAGCCTGAATGCAAGAGAAAACATATCAGATGTAGCAAAGAAAGTCGGTTTGTCTAAACAAGTTGTCAAATACAGGCTTGAAAATCTGGAGAAAAGAGGAATAATTGAGGGTTATTATGCTATTTTGAATATCAATAAGTTAGGTTATTTATATTATAGATTTTTCGTTAAATTTCAAAACGTCAACCCGGAGAAAGAAAACGAAATAATAGAGTTCTGCAGAAAGCATAAAAAGATCGGGCGGGTATTCCAGCTTGATGGCGACTGGGATTTTGCAGTTGCAGTGTGGGCAAAGGATATTATAGAATTTGAAGAGGTTATAGATGAAATATTAGATAAATTCGGAAAATATTTTGAAGAAAAGCTCATATCGGTCGCTACCAGAATTCATCATTTAAAATACAAATTTCTCCTGAACAAAGAGGATTCAACAGAGTTTGTATTAGGCGGCAAGGTCGAGGAAACAAAGCTGGATGAAATTGATTACAATATTATCGGGATTTTAACAAAGGATGCAAGAAAATCATTATTGGAGATTGGGGAAGAGCTAAAATTACATCCCAAAGTTGTGAAATACAGGATTAATGCTCTTTTGAAGAAAAAGATAATTTTGGGCTTTAATGTAAAGCTGAATCATAGGTTATTAGGATATGATCATCATAAGGTTTTCTTAAATCTGACAAATATATCTAAAGAAAGTATCTTAAAATTGATTACTTATTTGAAGTCATTAACTAATTCCATTTATATAACTAAGGCAGTAGGCATTGCAGAGCTTGAGTTCGAGGTTATGGTTAGATCAAATGAAGAATTCCATGACATTATGAGGGAGTTAAGGTATAAATTTTCAGATTTGATAAAAAACTATTCTTCTTTTATAATTTATTACGAGCCGTATATCAATTATCTGCCTCTGAAGAAATAA